The following is a genomic window from Sphingobacterium spiritivorum.
CCATGGGACCATCTGTAGTAGACCCGCGGACTGGTGAAATCCTCGAGGCGGACGTCATCTGGTGGCACAATGTGATGACTATATTGAATAGCTGGATGCGTGTACAAACCGGGATAATCGATACCGATGTACGCGGAAATTCCTTCTCGGACGAAAAGATGGCGCATGCTATCCGATTTGTTTCCTCTCATGAAGTGGGACATACCCTTGGTTTAAAGCACAATATGGGTTCTTCTCATAGTTTTCCGGTAGATTCACTTCGTTCGCCGCATTTCACGGAAACAATGGGAGGGACAGCGACTTCCATCATGGACTATGCGCGTTTTAATTATGTAGCACAGCCCGAAGACAATGTCAAAGTGATCACTCCGGTTATCGGCTTATATGATAAGTATGCTATCGGATGGGCATACCGCTGGTATGATAAAACAAATCCCTGGGATGAACTTCCGGAATTGAGAAAGGTGATCGAGACGCACCAGCACAATCCGTATTACTGGTACGGCGAGCAACAGGATGGCAAGAATATCATAGATCCGAGGTCTCAATCTGAAGATCTTGGTGATAACGCTATGAAGGCAGGTGAATATGGATTGCGTAACCTGAAAAGGACGATGCCTCATATTATCAACTGGACAACAGCTAACGGGGAAGATTACTACCGTGCAGGCAAATTGTATATGGCTGTAATCGGACAATGGTATGCATATGCTGATCATGTACTTAACAATATTGGTGGGATCTATCTGGAAAATCCGGTAATGGGCGATGGTAAAAGTGCATATGCTCCTGTACCGCGTGATACACAGATAGACGCCTTGAAATATCTTAAAAATCAGGTTTATTACTTGCCTGAATGGTTATTCAGACAAGATCTGATAACGAAAACATTTCCATTGAAAGATAGTCCTGTCGGTCCGTTTGAATATGCGCCTTATAATCTGAAGCGTGAATTCCAATACAGCATTCTTTACAATCTGGTAAAGGATGAGCGCCTGCTGCGTATGACAGAGATGGAGCTGCTGTTTGGGAAAGACAAAGCCTGGAGTGTAGAAGAATTTCTGACCGCATTACGTAAGGATATTTTCCGCAAATCTTTGAACAAAGAAAATCTGGATTTAGAGACGCGCATGCTTCAGCAAAACTATATTGATGTATTATTGGTTTCTACCAGCAAGAATATGGAAAAGCTGCAAAGTAAAAAACTACAGATCGTAGATCAGTTTTTGAAAGAAGCCAGACCTGAAATCTGCTCTGTTCATGGAACAGCTCACGGATCGGACAAATCTATCCGTAATGTGCATGTATCGGGCATGAGCAGAACTTCTGAAATGCTGACAAGCAAAAGAGCTGAGTTATTTCAGATCCGGACATTATTGATGCAGGCCAGAAATTCGGGCGATATAGCTACAAAAGCACATTATCAGGATTTATTGGCGAGAATAGCGGGAGTACTAAATACAAAAGATTAAGCAACACAAACACCTAACATGAATAGAATTTTATTATTTCTTTTATTTTCCTGTGCGCAGTTATTATATGCACAGGATGTAATTACCATCAAGGGAAGGGTCCTTGATGCCAGCAGTCAAAATCCGATCAGCGGAGTGACTATCCTGCTGGGAAGCTCAGCGGTCAGTGAGGACACAGGAGTTCCGGGACAGATTCAGCAATCTGCTTTGGGAACTTTAACGGATTCAAACGGAGCATTTGAGTTGAAAGTGCCTAAAAACACAGCCTTTATTACTGTGTCATTTGTAGGGTACGAAAGCCAGAATGTAAAAGTAAACGGAGGAGAGAAGACTATTTATCTGCGTACGGAAAATCAGTCGCTGGAAGAAGTTATTGTTACGGGGTATACCGATATCAGTAAACGTAAGAATACTACAGCATATAATAAACTGAA
Proteins encoded in this region:
- a CDS encoding zinc-dependent metalloprotease; this translates as MKSNYFSSNTKLAFLCLFSTSLLGSCQLMTKIGLRKDHSAHTTSVDTTKKDSVMAYAKIAKDAKIDSGIFNILSKGKDYYFEIPLNKMDKDFLLINKISSVPLALNEAGLNKGMNFENKVLRFTVKKTRNEVWVGEAKPQVEVPRQDAIAKSVADNFTQSFIESFKIEGYNADSSAVLIKVNKVFDGTEKSFNDVFTNLGLGTSPKSSLSNVEQIKSFRNNVVVRSILSTKVTEGNESVPISLTVTSNIYELPDNKMKARFADPRVGYFTTARWYFSDAQQEMEKRELVTRWRLEPKDEDKARYLAGELVVPKKPIVFYIDPATPKQWREQIIAGVYDWQKAFEEAGFKDAIIAKEVPEGMDFDIDDANISAITYAASPQANAMGPSVVDPRTGEILEADVIWWHNVMTILNSWMRVQTGIIDTDVRGNSFSDEKMAHAIRFVSSHEVGHTLGLKHNMGSSHSFPVDSLRSPHFTETMGGTATSIMDYARFNYVAQPEDNVKVITPVIGLYDKYAIGWAYRWYDKTNPWDELPELRKVIETHQHNPYYWYGEQQDGKNIIDPRSQSEDLGDNAMKAGEYGLRNLKRTMPHIINWTTANGEDYYRAGKLYMAVIGQWYAYADHVLNNIGGIYLENPVMGDGKSAYAPVPRDTQIDALKYLKNQVYYLPEWLFRQDLITKTFPLKDSPVGPFEYAPYNLKREFQYSILYNLVKDERLLRMTEMELLFGKDKAWSVEEFLTALRKDIFRKSLNKENLDLETRMLQQNYIDVLLVSTSKNMEKLQSKKLQIVDQFLKEARPEICSVHGTAHGSDKSIRNVHVSGMSRTSEMLTSKRAELFQIRTLLMQARNSGDIATKAHYQDLLARIAGVLNTKD